In Ictalurus punctatus breed USDA103 chromosome 18, Coco_2.0, whole genome shotgun sequence, the genomic stretch CCTTCTCCCAGGCAGCTCACCAGCATGTACCTTTCTGTGAGGCTCTTCCCAGTCCTCCACCCTCCAGTACAATGTGCACATGGGAAGTGACTAAGAGTGCCGCAGCCTGGGTTCGTGTGTCCTACCTGTCctcgctgctgctgctgctcgtGCTCGCGTTCTCGGCTCTGCCCGTGGCATGCCACGATGCCCGCAGGGCCGCACGTACCTCCAGGGTGGCCAACAACTCGTCCTCGACCGCCATGGTGGTGGGCCGGCATGTCCGCAGCTACAGCCACCTCACAGGAGATGTGCGCCGCAGGAAGCTCTTCTCCTATCAGAAGTTTTTTCTCAGGATTGATAAGGACGGCACTGTCAATGGCACCAAGACCAAGGACGATCCGTTCAGTGAGtagagttttttttccctcccttttTCTCATGCATTctcctttttcctcttttccctTAACATGTGGGACCTATAGAGCTGAAATGTTTTCCAGGATATAGCGCAGTTTATTTCCTTACCGCCTTTGATATTTGTCCACAGATAATAAGAACCTTACCTGAGCTTGCATTGGCAGCAGTTACCACGTTGGTTGGAGGTTCTGCTTTGCGTGTAAAACAGAAACTTTTTCCctcaggtttttttgttttcctcagCGTAGATTTATTCATAGCAGAATTTCTGGAACCAATTAGAGATAACAAGggacaccccccacccccctttttttttgcagcaaaactcATCAATTTAAATTAGTCACAAAACCCGCAGCATATTTGTATTATCATTAACACTTCTAGTGCTCCAAAAGTCACTTGGAAGTAAAGCGGCTCGCGTTTTAGTAATC encodes the following:
- the fgf10a gene encoding fibroblast growth factor 10a, yielding MCTWEVTKSAAAWVRVSYLSSLLLLLVLAFSALPVACHDARRAARTSRVANNSSSTAMVVGRHVRSYSHLTGDVRRRKLFSYQKFFLRIDKDGTVNGTKTKDDPFSILEIKSVDVGIVAIKGLNSNYYLAINKKGVVYGAKEFGTDCKLIERIEENRYNTYASAEWKNKKKHMFVGLSANGKPMRAKKTRRKNTATHFLPIPIA